The following is a genomic window from Cryptococcus depauperatus CBS 7841 chromosome 2, complete sequence.
GAATTTGCTTATAACAATGctcctagccacagcacTGGACTGTCCCCgtttgaagccttatatGGCTGTAACGTtcgattcgacattgaTGCAATCGAAGGAAGgctggaagcagcaaaagagaatcaagtgGATGTGAATACATTCGAGCGATATAAAGGAATAGAGGAATGTATTAAGCAAGCTAATGTACAGTCAGCCAAGCAATATaacaagaagcacttgCCAGTGCCGAAGATGGAAATAGGAAGCGAGGTCTTCTTGAgtatcaagaacttgtcaacagaacgaccttctgccaagttggaagctCGCTTCATTGGACCTTATAAGTTGACAGCGTTCATAGATAAAAACGCAGTAAAACTTGATCTTCCGCCGAGTATTAAGACAAGTCCCATCGTTCACATCTCTCGCATCGAGCCCGCGTATCCAAATCAAATTCCTGGTCGTGTCCAACCACCTCCGCCGCCAGTTGTTGTCAAtggcgaagaagaatatGTGGTAGAAAGGATTGTAGACtcgaaaaggaagaagtcGAAGCTGGTATACAAAGTGGAATGGAGAGGGTACACCGGGCCGGAACAGTACGATTGGTTGCCTGCGGAAGAAGTGCAGAAACTGGTGGCCTTGGATGAATTCCATCAGCGGTATCCAGAAAAACCAGGCGGTCCTCTAGAATCGTTGGATAAaacgaagaggaagagacttCAGAGAGTACactgaagagaatgaacaGGGACGTATTGTGAAGTATATGATGAGTACTGATATGTTCAtcgcacaggagtgctttatttttttcggtgggagaaagtcagactgttacagttccACTGTAACCCCACGGAGATGGGTGGAAGTCCGACAGGGAGGAGTGTGTATTAAGTTCtgtattttgtatcttagttctttatcttcaattcaATGCATGTCCAGGAGTAAAACTCTAGGCCTGTTGAATTAACATACACATATATACGTAAATATATATAACCTTGGAACCTAGAACCACAGAACCCGAGAACCCAGAACCCAAGAacaccttcttcaacccGCCTAAAAACAACACTCAGGGCAGGCCGTGAcagtttggtggtggaagtgtcatgatttggggatgtatgacgtggtacggagtgggctatgcagccaagattgaaggaaagatggatgccgacCTCTATTGCTCAATATTGGAggacgaactacaacaaaccattgaatactatgccctcaaccgctcaaAGATCAtatttcaacaagacaacgatcccaaacatacgagcaAAAAAGCTAGCGAGTGGTTTCAAAATTGCAACATGAATACTTTgcggtggcccgctcagtctcccGACCTCAACCCTATCGAGCACCTATGGGATcacctcaaaaaagaactcaaaagggaggaagatgagccccaaggcatgttagaactttgggagaggattgaaaaggtttgggatgagataccggtGTTACGATCCTGTACCGGTGGCCTTCGAGTCCGGTACTAGAGGACGGTGGTGATGGGCTTACAGATAGTACTGTAAGTGGTGGTGGATACCCGTGTGGGAGTCGGACGGTTGTAGCTGAGGTAATTGTATGAATGTAATAGTGAGGCCTATTGGTATAACATATAATAATTGATcctcgaagaggatcaagCATTCTACGAGTACTTCTATATATCTATGTATTGGTATCAATAAACAAACGCAACTGTATCGCTATTGATACGCCAACAGACAGCAAGAAGTAAACAAGGATGACCGTACCAATGTTGCGACCCTATGCCGTAATGAGTGGTGTGTAGGATGGCATATGTGTAGGGTCGTAACATGATGTGAGCTTCGTTTGGTTCTTTGGTGTCATTCAGATACAATGTAGTGTGATAGACAAAGTGCATAATTATCAGACTGCATACTGTAGATACACTAGGATAGAGATTCCATTATAACGTTCAGCGTTAAAAGTAACCAAACGGGCGACGATGTTTCGAAATCAATGATAAACACAGTGATTTGGATATACACACAAATCAATAGCATTATTTCCAAGATAGCAAGGCATCATGATGGAAGTCTCCGTATTATAAGGCTGTATTCTTCAACTAAAACTTAACAGGGACACATTAGTAAACGCAGAATTCAAACCCGAAAACCATTATGATTTGCATCATTGCTAACAAACTTGTGCATTTACGTAACACGATCCTTAAAGATCAGCATCATCCTGAAGTGACTTATCAACAACGTCCATATTGTCCatgaaaatgaagacaTACCTCATCAGGCAAAGGCGCGTTGGCAGCAGCCTTGAGCTCTTCCTCATACTTGTCGATAAGAGCCTGGTCAACTTGAACCTCAGGAGGGGCAAGAGCAGGAGCGGCAACAAATTCAAGAGATTGGTTGCTATTATACTGTCAGATCAAATGAATAAAAAATAAtgaaaaaacaaaacaaaatgaaatgaaaatgaaaactGGACAAGTAATTTTACAAGGATAAAATGTTAAAAAGATTGACTTACCCAATAAGTTTCCTAGCAAGCCAAAGGAAAGGCTTTTCGAAGTTGTACTGAAAAGCGTCAATAAAGAAGAacgaagatgagaagaatgatATCTACGTTGGATTTGGCGGAAATTTCGAAGTACTGAAGATTCTCTAAGAATATTGTCAGTCAAATTGCAATTAAACGATTTCTTAAGATGGATATTCGATGACTTACTCTTGCGATGGAAAGTTACATTACTAGTCTTGACTTTCCTTTCCTATAGAATATGATCAGTAGTTGCACATTAACGGGAGAGTGACGTTTTAATACTGTCATACCTTTACATCAACCTTGTTACCACAAAGGACGATAGGGATGTTTTCGCAAACTCGCTCAAGGTCTCGATGCCAATTTGGAACATTTTTGTAGGTGATACGAGAAGTAACGTCGAACATTATGATACCACATTGACCTTGAATATAGTAACCATCCCGAAGTCCTCCAAATTTCTCCTGGCCGGCGGTATCCCAAACATTAAAACATATGGTACCATAGTTAGTGTGGAAAGCAAGAGGATGAACCTCAACTCCGAGAGTGGCTATAAAGGTGAGAATCAATTTGAATCCTGCAAGCAAATTTTATCTTGCTTACCAATGTACTTCTTCTCGAATTCACCTACATAACGATGAGCTACATTACAACGCAACTCTAGCAAGCATCAACATACCAGTCAAGTGACGCTTGACAAAAGTGGTCTATGACGAAGCCATGAGCAGTTATCGATAGAAAAATAATAATTAGGGCTTACTTTTCCTGTACAAATTTGAATGAAAACACAGGTTAGTCAAAACTGTTTCCGCTGTCAATAACATCCACATACCCTAGGAAAAAAACAAGTTAGTTATATTAATCTGTATCGTATGTGAGAAAGAATCAATCAGAACGCACAGTACCACCGTCGCCACAAAGGACCAACTTGAAAGTTGCTTGAGGTTCGGCCATTCTGTGAATGTTTATCGAGTATGGAAAGTCTATAAGTCGCTGGAGCCGTGAACGGGCGTTTCGAAAATTTTcatataaagaaaaagagaaaaagagaaagagaaagaaaatgcctgaaaatgaaaaaaaatcGCGTTCAACGTTGATGGCCTAACAAATTGGGTGGTGCGTCAGACGAATTTcattattattattttctCCATTTTATCCCAcaatcacgtgacttgtCAATGACCTCTTATCACCCTGACTGTCTATAATCTTTCCTTGTCATCGTTCATTCGCTTAGAACACTATGCAAGACATCACTCTATGGTTTCAAGAAGAATGCAAGGGTCAGCCTTCCTTATGAAGACCATGTATCGAAGACTTGACGTTTTTTATTTCCTTATTTCTTTGCAGAGCTCCTGTGGGGCGGCCTTGTGAAGCCTGATTCATTATCTATGCTGGATGCGATGAAAGCACTTCAGGtgagctttttgaaaaaggcaaTCAGTTGATGCTAAATGAATCAATTCAAGCTCATGGATCCCAAAATGGACACAGGCATCTCGAGTAATCACATGTTTCAAGTTATCTTTGATCCTCAAACCCTTCTCTCCCCTACGGATACGCTATGGATTATGGATCAGATGCTGGCTTTGGAGGTAATGAACGATATTAGCCAATCTTCTATATCCTAACGATTGGCTGATTATTACAGGTTTTATGGTATCGAGGGGGATCGCTCGGCCAGACCGTCTATACAAGTCTCTACTATCACAATATACAGTTTCTAGCGGCACCACCAAATTTTACATCTTCACAGCAATTGGATCATCTACTTTATATGGTCTTTCGCTCATTCATTCTCCTGTATTGCAAAAGCATTGATTTAGTGTATAACGAACTCTCCAAAGGACATGTTTTTGAAGGGGAGGATTGCTTTTTAGATCATCATGGTATCCCAATACATTTTGAAGATTCAGTGGAAAGTATTATAGGCATCGTTAGTGAGGCCCTTGGATGGCTAGAGAGCGAACACTGCCTTTGTAGGTGTCGCCAAAATGCGCTTTTTTGTGCTAATTCATCTGCTTGCTATGTTTAGTGGAGGATAATATTCGAGATCAGCTCATTAATCGTGTTGTTTTTCATCGTGTAAGCTAGAAAAGTCGTGGCTATAGGCTCAAAAACAGAATTTCGTCTTGTATCTCGAAAGTGCTTCAAATACCTCCAGCACACAAAAGCAAAACCTGTTAGTCATGCGAATGATTGCAGAGGATATAATTCCGTCAACAAAAGCATCTTCAGTCGCCATGGCAGCATTCGATTCTCACATAATATCTTATCTTCGTCAGAACATGCCATATCCTGAACAGAAACAATTGAACTTCAGTGATTCTTGGGACACTATGCTTTGTCTAGTAAAGGAACTGTTATCTTTTGAGACAATGGAGGATGAGGCGAGCTGGGAGTCATGGAAGGTAAGTGATGACCTATTGAGTAAAGCTTACGTCAGTGTTTCTTCTGGGGACTAGGTACATCCATTAAAGAACAATTACCTCTACTCAGATCTTTGATGAAAGTACGTCTTGGTACAATCATAATAATACAGACTTTACTCATAGCTACTTATCTACAAGACCAGATTCATCGCTTTTTTTGATGACGATCATGGTGGTCTGTCTAAAACTTCCCAAATCATAACGCAAGCAATAAGACAAGAGATTCCGTCTCATTCTGTTCTTGCCGTGCTGGAAATATTCAGCAGCCAACATGAATATGCCGAATCACGCCAATTTCTGACTTGGAGAACCTTGCTCGCGAAGGTAAGTTGCAAGCTAGCTTCTGAAATGGTGATCAATACATTCATTAACCCATTATTTTAGAACATGACTCAAAACTTGACTCTATCCCTTTCCAACCGCCCACGCCAATATCGCTTACTTGCAAAACTCAGCGCGCAATATCATGAGCGTGCAGCAATGTGCCGACATCTTTCACAACAGGACTCATCGGCGTTATGTGCAGTTTTAGACGCTTTTCGACTCGATTGTATCCTCGACTCTGTCTTGAGTGCATTTGATTCAAATCTTGTCCATTCAACAGATGAGCGGGAGACCTGGTGGTGGATAACTACGGTGGCTGCTGCTCGAAACTCGGGACATTATTCAGCCACTGTCCGAGCTCTATGGGCAAAGGCATGGTTTAGCGTCGGTTTGGCCATGCAAATTGTATGTTGAAATAAAACAAGACTTGTTTTTAACTCGTAAGCTCTTGACCTTAGTACCTCTGGGATCGGACATTCCAAAATCTATTCATCGATTCAAGCTTCGCTACAAGCACTTTTACGGAGAAGTGTACTTGCCTGATGGATTAAAGAAAGCTCCTCAGTTAGTACCCGATTATTACACGTGGCTTCACAGGCGACAACTACTAGACGAGGCGACGAAAGTAGGTCCTATACCATAATCCTGCGCTGATGTACTGCATAGCCATCAGACATACAGAAAGCGTTGACGCATTTGAAAGCGGCTCGGTGTGCGTTTGAAAATTTGTTTTCAGAACCAAGACATAATGTGACTATGAGCAGTGATCTCATTGTAAGTTCTTAGTGTCTCGTTATTACACTGAATAATTGAACTTTTCTTACAGTCTGTCATAACATTTTTCCTGGCGAATTTGTCACATAACATACATATATTGTCTCAAGATAAACACGTAGCATGGGATAGAGAGTCAAGATTTCAACGCTGTAGTCGCTggattcttcttctgaagaTATCGGAATAATGCATGAACTTTCAGCATGATGTTGCTGACTGTACCCGTTCAATGACTACTTCATAACCATCTTTTTGAGATTCTTGTTCGACTGCTTGAGTGTCATCTATAACATTGTTTACGCGTTCCGCCTCTTGCCTTCTCTGTTCAATATTTTTATGATCACAATGCTCTGACCTGGCCTTGATCGCATCAAAGACCTCTTTAACAGCGTTGCATTGTAGCCCTAAAGCTTCACGTATCTCAACCAGATTCCTGCTCTTGGATGTTAGAACTGTGATGCGCTTCCGTTCAGCTTTCGACATATTCGAAATGGGGGA
Proteins encoded in this region:
- a CDS encoding GTP-binding nuclear protein spi1 — protein: MAEPQATFKLVLCGDGGTGMWMLLTAETTTFVKRHLTGEFEKKYIATLGVEVHPLAFHTNYGTICFNVWDTAGQEKFGGLRDGYYIQGQCGIIMFDVTSRITYKNVPNWHRDLERVCENIPIVLCGNKVDVKERKVKTSNVTFHRKKNLQYFEISAKSNYNFEKPFLWLARKLIGNQSLEFVAAPALAPPEVQVDQALIDKYEEELKAAANAPLPDEDDADL